The following DNA comes from Musa acuminata AAA Group cultivar baxijiao chromosome BXJ1-4, Cavendish_Baxijiao_AAA, whole genome shotgun sequence.
CGGTAGACGGCACAGCGGCGCCCCGCTACGGTCACCACAGCCGATGAGCGTCGACCTCGGCAGAACACCGTTCAGAGATCAAACAGGTCCGGCAAGGGGCTGGCTACCGATACTCGCAAGCGCACCGGCATTGGAGGCCGGAACAGTGACGGCGGTCGACGAGGAGCTGGCGGGCAACGTCGAGCTTGGGTCGCCGCTGTCGGGGAAGGCGCAAGGGATATATGTGACGAGCTTGGAGGACAAAAGCAGCCACATTGTGGCGATGAGAGTCACCTTCGCAGGTGGTGGCGGCGAGACGGGGGACAGTCTGAGCCTCTTCGGAGTCCATCAGCCGGCCCAAGCGGAGTCCCACATCGCCGTGGTGGGCGGCACCGGAAGGTATCGAGACGCAAATGGTATTGCCATACTAAAGGCTGTGGCGTCAAAATACAGCAGCGAGAGGGAGCGCATGCAACACAAAGTTCTTGCGGTTCATGTTTATCTCAAGTAATACTGGGAGCATTTTGTTTTCCTTCGCAATGCCGACCAACCTATTTATAACCTGTGATCTTGTGAAACACAATCGAGAAATCAGATCAATGCTGCCATGTAATAACAAGTTGATCACACAATATATCGTCTTCCTCAGCCATTTTAAAGTACAAAATCCAACCATAGTGTTGCAAAATTAATTAATCGATAAAGCACAAGTCAAAACATACAGTACTCATTATAAAGCAAGAGTGGATTCATAAGCATTCTAATCTAAGCTTTGATGGCATACTTTCTCATCGGGAAGTacatctcctttttcttctcccgTTCTGTCTTCAATGAATCCTGTGGTTAGCAAGAAACACGACATCAATCTATGAACCGTGGCCCAAAAAAAAAGCAAATGCAAATAAAAAGAACATCGATGTTAATTCTAGAGAGCTTTTACTTGATGACCGATCATGGAATTGTATCGGTGTCGACAAGCACACTTTGAATCAACTTCATTCACAGAGATATTATGTAATGCATTGATCTGAATTAGAATAATTATAAAAGCACGGATATCATGCTCATCCAATCCATAGAACAGTTTTAAGATAGTCCCAAAACCAGAACATAATGGTCATTTTATATAGCATTTTATTGCaatataaatatttgattttATGTTGAACAAGATAGCATAAGCTTACTCGATGCTTCTTTAAGAGAAAACTATGTTAAGGACatgtatataaaagaaaaaaagagatgaaGATGTCAAAAGTGATGCTCATAGTTTCAATACCTCTTCAGGTATGAATAAATAATAACACAGCCAAGTGATCTCTGGATTCTCCATTTACTTGGCAAATCAGCCCTTTTGGACAGACTTAAATTTGGTGATGTCATTGTCTTTTTTAAGAATGTTCATAATCCCAAAGTGCAAATCAAGTTTCCTTCTCTAATCTTCTTTTCAACCATCTACATAGCTTAATTATCCCTGTAACTAAATTTTCTAATGCTCCAAAGACAACAAGCAATACTGAGCCTATCCTGTGTCTGCAACTAAAGAGACACACACACCTCATGACAAAATCAGACAGCTGAAACAAACTTCACAAATGCAAAGGTGCAGTGATAAATATGATCACAAGGAACTTGAACTTGTTTAAATAGACAAGTCATGTAACTTGAAAACAATTCGATCCTCCAACTCTTTGGATTATTTTGCAGATCAAGCAACCTAATATTCTCCTGTGATAGTCGATCTAAACCTAACATTTCCCACTAGGAAATTTAAATGCAATATTAGCAACTACACCTTCACACAAGATAATCCAAGAAACACAACTCTGTTCACAAAACCACACAACTCAAGTATACAGTGATCTGAAATGCTAGATAATAAATGGTCTTGAAGAACCAAGGGCACAAACTTAATGCAATAATGGTCTTTTTGGGATGTTCATCTTCCCAAACAAACATTTCAGGCAATAAAATAAAGTGGATGAGTGTTATATCATGATAAATAATGTTCTTACATCACATAGCATTAGTGTTTAACTACAAGAAACACATGACCAAATCAAACAGTACAAAAAATCGCATCTTGAATGAAATTGACACTAAATGCACACATTTAAAAGTATTTTACAAGACTTAAGTTCATTTTCTTAGGGTTTTTTCCTACTTCATCAAAACAGAATAAAGTATTACGAAACATAAGAAGAGGCAGCCCGAAGAAAAACGTTACCTGATGCTTGGTGAGACGGCGGCGGATGGCACGAGTCTTCTTGGGACGCAGATCGAGCGGGATGAACTTCTTGTTCTTGTAGGCCTCCCTCAGCGCTGCCTTCTGCTTCTGCGAGATCACGGTCAGCACCCGCGCGATCGACACCCTAACCACCTTACTGCAAAAGAAATCACGAAAAGATCAACCTTTGAAAAGGCGCCGAATCAAAGAACAAGATGCGCACGAACAAAATAACGACAGATCAAGGGGGCGAGGGTCGCTCACATCTTGGAGAGCTTGTTGGGTGCGCCACCGGTGACTTTGGCGACGCGGAGGAGGGAAAGCTCGTTCTTGAGGTCCTTCAGCTGGGCCTGGAGCTCCGCCTTGGGCTTCCCCCGAAGCTCGTGAACCTTAATCCTCGCTACACCCAACAAATTACTCTTCATGATCAATCGAAAAGAGTGGCTTTAACCTTTCGGAAATAGTTTCTTACCCATCGGTATAGAATCGCCTCTCCCCCCTCGTCGCTTTCTTCCCCTTCCGCTTCCGCCGCGCGCAAACCCTAATCAAGTACGGTGGGCGAGGAAGAGTTATATATATCGAGAGAGGAGCTCCAAAACCCTAGCCGCTAAAGGAGCTCGGCTCAGATTAGTCGGCTCGCAAGTAGGCTTGGTTGGGCCAAAAGCTTCATTGGCTCGGCCCAATATGTTGCTTGCAATGGGCATTCGGACTTTGATGATTTTGACTCCTGAAAATTAGTGTTCAAaatcaaaatacaaaaaaaaataaaaaaataaaaacaatttaaATCAATTCGTGcaaaattgagagtaaaaaaatcaaaataatagaaGTAAAAGATAACTTTCGTTAATTAATCATGATTATCATCGATAACCAAGGCAGTTCATGATATTATAGTTcatattttatttccttttcgaaATGTTTTCTATATTCGCTTtgtatttattattttgattgatTTCAATTATTCATATTTTAGACTTTTATATGATAAATATTTATCATAATTGAAAATAGGTACTTGGATCCTTAGATACCCACAAAATAGGCTAATAGATcccaataaatattttattcttgATTGAAAGAATATATTTTGGTCTAAGCTCTTCTCAAGAAATCTTATCTTTTTTCGTTTATTAACTTGAGTATCGAAAGTCATTATACATTCTACAATAAATTTTTGGAAGTTGATTTTAGGGTTACGTATCCATATCATCGAGAAATTTTATCTTGAGATTTGTGTCAAAACTGATCAGATCTGTAAATTTATTTTAGAGAAAtagatatgtatatttattttttgcCATCATCATTAAcatcattaaaaatatataatttgcaCTACAGTTTCAGCATATGATTGCACTTCATCCTAGTTTGTTTCTTGGTCTGCCTCACTTCTACATATATCATTGTCTATGAAAATGTATCTCTAATGTATCTCTTGGATTCTTGATATGATGAAAACATTCCACATTTTTGTAACAGGAGAATAGGACAAAGTGTCAGATGGAATCTGATGTGGCTCAGTTCTCTAATTCCTGAAATATTCATGTCATGTGAGAACTCAATAAGAAGGCTTAAATCTCATCACTGAGTTTGTGGATACTAAACTATGATTCTCTCTATATTGCTGTGGATACTAACAAATCATTAACTGAAATCTCATATTTTAGGCAGTGTGTTCTTacctacaaatatatatatatcaagtttTAGCATACCCATACCTCATCCAGGGAAAGTGGTGTTTGTATTTAAATGAAAGATACCCATAAGGGAAAGACCTTCATATGATAACCAGAATAAAAAAGATATCATGCATGCTGATGGATTAAAGGTGAGGGGTTCCCCTTCTGTGCCCATCAACTCTGGTTGCAAGTGCTCAACAGCATCAATTGAGTGGAGTGCCCTGCTTCCTTTTGACTTCAATCATACCAATCCTTTTGGTGACATGCTTGCCTTGTTTAAGGTTTATTTGTCTCCACCTTAGATATCTTTTTCTTCTACTACTTAATGGCCAAGGAATCAACCTGTGAGTTTATGCAATGTGTTCTCTGAAAGCAAAGGTTCATATGCAGCTTATGGACAAGTGGTATTCTGCAATCATTACCACTGCTATGATCATGGCTTTGTATTAAGTTTCTAACTCTAGGTTATGAGGACATGCAGATGACCTCAGGTGGCACTATCACATTAGGTATTTGAAGATTTGTTTCTTTGGGTAGTTTTGTCTTGTAGGTTATAATCTTACATTTTTTAGTCTGTCAACAAAAATATACTTGGCAAGAATGTGAAAGATACTCTCAGAAATGACAGCCAGAGAAACTGTTTCATTGTGATGTGTGAATAACTGGTAGGATTAGCATCTCACAATCTCTAGAGATCAATGCTGATTCCTCCATGGACATTGTTGATGGGAACAGACTTACTGCAAACCATAAATGGGAAAACAGTCCATGCTAGTGATTGATGATGTCTAGCTTCAAACTATGGTGACAGGCAGAGAGATGAAAGGATATTAAGTTTGTCATGAAATGATAGGAAGTGACAGTGTACTGTAAAGAAACATCAAACTTGGAGTCTCTGCTATCACTTCATACATCACTTTCACTGAACAATATGTAAATCTATTATTGCTTTTAATCCGATTGAATGCAGTGAGCAGCCTCATATCCATGCCTACTTGCACCTCTTCATTTAAGATCACCTTTGCATCAAGGCACCTCCAACTGAGGCAATACAACATCTTTCTTTATGCATGCAACATTGTATTCATTGCTTATGCCTATGCCCAGAGTTTTCATTGCTTAGATGCAGAAGCTGTGAGAACAAAGGTCACATCGATTCTGTTTCAAAGATGTTTTTAGCATCTAAAATAAGGATCATCAAGTAAAATAAAAGATTTCTTTGTGTCGAGTTTCATCAGGAATACAGTGCTTAGGTTCATAGATTGAATCATGGCATACATAGGTAAACACACTGCAATTCGATCGTTCTCGTTCTTTTTGATATAGTGGACATCATTCACATCACTCTTCCCCAAATTCTTGGCTTCTCATGTTGACTATGTGGTGCAATTTTAGATACAGAGAGCAAACAGAACCCAATCTCACTTGTGCTTCTTCTGGCCGAGTCCTTCTGATGAGACTTCTTACAGTAAGCAATTGCTCCTTGGATCGAGCTCTCTATGTCAGAGTTGACACTGCTGCTCCTTTTCAGCGTCGGTTGTCCATAGGATTCCTTGGAGTTCACACTCGAAAAGGATGAAGATTTAGAGGAAGTGCATGATGAAGAAGAAACGGAGGACTTAACTGATGACTGCCAGTGGTTTGCACCAGAAAAAGACCTCCTGTGTCCTGCAATTACTGCTTCCTtcgtcttctcttcttctttgctcCTTTCTGCTTCCTTTTGGCAGGCATGCGAGCAGTGCTCGTCTTTAGAGGCTGCAAATTTCTCATTCGAACATCGAGATTTGGTGAAGAAGGACTTGAAATAAGCTTTGGAAGCTTTCAGCTTCAGCCCAAGCGTGGCTTCCTTTATGAACTTGAGCTTCCTGGTCCATGATCTCTTCGGGTGTGACTGGATGAGCTCCTCGGAGCAGTCATCTGCCTCGAGCTCTCCACTGACGTAGCAAGAAGTGGCGGGCGAGGCGTTGCAGGACTGATATGGAGTAGAGGTGGCAACACTGCGAGTTCTGATGACTGCAGTACTCTTCTCAGTCTGATCCGAGCCACGTTCACGGATGAAGAAAGTCGGATCGTGGACGAGCTCCTCCCCCATATGCAACCGCGGGGGATGGTGGAGGGGAAGGAGCTTTCCTTGGAAGAAGAGCTCATCTGCAGGGGAAGCCACAGGCTCGCTCTGCTGTGGGTTGGCACTCATTTGGAACTCGAACTCTGTCGGGTGCGGAGGAGAAGCGCAGAAGAAGGTGACGGAGCTGAAGTCCATGTCGATGTAGTCTTCTTCTGCTAACTGTTCATTTGGAGGAGGGTTTCTTGCCATAGGAGAAGACCGGAAGAAACTTTCTCTGTGCTCTCCTCTGTGGCGTAGTCTTTGGAGAGGAGAGATAGGAAGATGGCGTCATTTAAAGCATGGATTTGGCCAAGAGAAGCCGAGGATAAAcaatctccctctctctctctctctctctctctctctctctctctctatgcaaCACAAATCTGTGTGCTCTAATGAACACTGCCACTGTTGCTAATTATCCAAAGTGAGAAATAGTCTCAACATGAGACAATCGGACATTCTGATCTTTCAGAAGAGAGATATTAAAACCCAAACAGTTGGCTGGTTTAGATATCTATGCTGGGACAGAAGTAGCTTCATCTTTTTGACCAAGCTTAAGGCCATCTGTCGATGCTCACAGTGTCATACATACAGGGGCGGCACCTCTACAACGACAGAAGTAGCTTCTACAAATGTCAATATAATCCATCTGAGATTCTAATAGATTCAAAGAGATTACCAGAAATATTTGATTCTTGATCTCTTttttatggtatcaaaatattctcCTCTTAATAACACCAAACAGATAATTATCAAGAgtttcatgtttttcttttctaaTCTTGAAGCTGGTGAAGAACGAGATTGCATTTGGTCTGCAAATTATCTTGAAGTATAGGAGTATCTGATGTAGGTCTACAAACACTAGATCATCCGTatccaacttgttctttcttgctcTCTTCCATCTTTCATGTATCATCGTCGTCACTCTCTCACTGCATTGATTCTGTGTCTTAACACTCAGACCTGCCCGACAGTAATTGGTGGGTGGCAAATAGCTCGAGGCATCTTCTTTTTGGCTGGAGATCAATTTGACAGAT
Coding sequences within:
- the LOC135671829 gene encoding large ribosomal subunit protein uL29, encoding MARIKVHELRGKPKAELQAQLKDLKNELSLLRVAKVTGGAPNKLSKIKVVRVSIARVLTVISQKQKAALREAYKNKKFIPLDLRPKKTRAIRRRLTKHQDSLKTEREKKKEMYFPMRKYAIKA
- the LOC103982319 gene encoding probable membrane-associated kinase regulator 4, translated to MARNPPPNEQLAEEDYIDMDFSSVTFFCASPPHPTEFEFQMSANPQQSEPVASPADELFFQGKLLPLHHPPRLHMGEELVHDPTFFIRERGSDQTEKSTAVIRTRSVATSTPYQSCNASPATSCYVSGELEADDCSEELIQSHPKRSWTRKLKFIKEATLGLKLKASKAYFKSFFTKSRCSNEKFAASKDEHCSHACQKEAERSKEEEKTKEAVIAGHRRSFSGANHWQSSVKSSVSSSSCTSSKSSSFSSVNSKESYGQPTLKRSSSVNSDIESSIQGAIAYCKKSHQKDSARRSTSEIGFCLLSVSKIAPHSQHEKPRIWGRVM